A stretch of Coriobacteriia bacterium DNA encodes these proteins:
- a CDS encoding LysR family transcriptional regulator yields MAGGIMELRQLRYFCKTCETGNVTAAASALYVTEQTISSAVRKLEEELGCRLLERGSRGVAPTPQGRLLADRGTLILREVDALPGQIRRMGAGVASVTLAATTDSLTDVDFSDFERACPDVRAGMVEGSRARCLSLVADGQADVAFVPGPPQMPGLDGQLVRRGETVAVLAGDSPLASLGELSFDDLRNVTLLTPPDREYTVELIRQRCVPYGFSPTFRTVPMRFYFQAAQGGEGVAFVPRGHPMIAVTPGLAVVPLVERDSLDVPLYLVTREGVPRDSTAASFASWLGQRLREPSRPVARASRGTNDGAAQNGCQPQ; encoded by the coding sequence ATGGCTGGGGGAATCATGGAGTTGCGGCAGCTGCGATACTTTTGCAAGACGTGCGAGACGGGAAACGTCACGGCCGCCGCCAGCGCGCTGTACGTGACGGAGCAGACCATCTCGAGCGCCGTGCGCAAGCTCGAGGAGGAGCTCGGCTGCAGGCTCCTCGAACGCGGCAGCAGGGGAGTGGCCCCCACGCCGCAGGGCCGGCTGCTCGCCGACCGGGGAACGCTCATCCTGCGCGAGGTCGACGCGCTGCCCGGGCAGATACGGCGCATGGGGGCAGGCGTGGCCAGCGTCACGCTCGCCGCGACGACGGACAGCCTCACGGACGTGGACTTCTCCGACTTCGAGCGCGCATGCCCCGACGTGCGCGCCGGGATGGTCGAGGGGTCGCGGGCGCGCTGCCTGTCGCTCGTCGCAGACGGGCAGGCAGACGTGGCGTTCGTGCCCGGCCCCCCGCAGATGCCCGGCCTCGACGGCCAGCTCGTGCGGCGCGGCGAGACCGTCGCGGTGCTCGCAGGGGACAGTCCCCTGGCGTCCCTCGGCGAGCTCTCGTTCGACGACCTGCGCAACGTCACGCTGCTCACGCCGCCCGACCGGGAGTACACGGTGGAGCTTATACGCCAGCGATGCGTGCCCTACGGCTTCTCGCCCACGTTTCGCACCGTTCCGATGCGATTCTACTTTCAGGCGGCGCAGGGTGGCGAGGGGGTGGCGTTCGTGCCGCGCGGCCATCCTATGATTGCCGTCACCCCGGGCCTAGCCGTTGTCCCGCTCGTGGAGCGAGACTCCCTCGACGTCCCTCTCTATCTCGTGACGCGCGAGGGGGTGCCTCGCGACAGCACCGCGGCAAGCTTCGCATCGTGGCTCGGGCAACGCCTGAGAGAGCCATCGCGCCCGGTAGCACGGGCCTCCCGAGGCACGAACGACGGCGCGGCCCAGAACGGCTGTCAACCACAATAG
- the rpsT gene encoding 30S ribosomal protein S20, whose protein sequence is MANIKSQMKRIKTNEKARMRNKAVRSELKTAVKKVEAAVQAGDVAAADAAVQHAYKLLDKAVAKGVIHKNQAANRKSGVRKLANKVAA, encoded by the coding sequence GTGGCGAACATCAAGTCTCAGATGAAGCGCATCAAGACGAACGAGAAGGCTCGTATGCGCAACAAGGCCGTCCGTTCTGAGCTCAAGACGGCTGTCAAGAAGGTCGAGGCTGCCGTGCAGGCTGGCGACGTCGCTGCCGCCGACGCTGCCGTCCAGCATGCCTACAAGCTTCTCGACAAGGCTGTGGCCAAGGGCGTTATCCACAAGAACCAGGCTGCCAATCGCAAGTCGGGTGTGCGCAAGCTCGCCAACAAGGTTGCCGCGTAA
- a CDS encoding FAD-binding protein, translated as MGIIEANVTRRQAVGAAGVACAAAVLGSGVAHAAEPAAPAAADAVETCDVVVVGLGASGMLAAIGAADAGASVIALDAAAGFTSTTNTKTTGSFFVEGSAQLAEPWHLTKQDAYDYMMEGTHYSENSPLVRNMIEVSGRAVDLMEDGGVVFTHQFEGATADSPVATSTGYTFMTQPDERAAQFEALLAAHPGITAKWGCTVKSAVVEDGRVCGVTYVDAGGKTVRVDAGAVISCGGGFIANDEMKHKYYGGSTFVSMGFPTVNGSGIQMCMDAGAQIGKNFTVSVNEMGGCSFNATPQFSWIPGTGTNQAMYLFLLGGLLVNRAGERFVRESRLVTNMMFTGEPLVREGVYYVIMDQATIDKVSSEPLLQLFDEVGVKGLAPILTMGFQGFTCDALADDLATAQDEGWAFKADSVEELAEHFGLTNLAQTVESYNAIPDEGDGFLFLEPEYVRTVEEGPFYAIQYNPGSWCTIGGIRTDAHCRALNAEGEPVSGLYVAGMDADLWSVPYYQAGTAQGFSYASGLLAGETAAVDVLGA; from the coding sequence ATGGGAATCATCGAAGCGAACGTCACGCGCAGGCAAGCGGTTGGCGCGGCGGGCGTCGCATGCGCCGCCGCAGTTCTCGGGTCGGGCGTCGCGCACGCCGCCGAGCCGGCCGCCCCCGCCGCCGCCGATGCCGTGGAGACCTGCGACGTCGTGGTCGTCGGCCTCGGCGCCTCGGGCATGCTGGCCGCGATCGGCGCCGCCGACGCCGGCGCGAGCGTCATCGCGCTCGACGCGGCAGCCGGCTTCACGTCCACCACGAACACGAAGACGACGGGCTCCTTCTTCGTCGAGGGATCCGCGCAGCTCGCCGAGCCGTGGCACCTCACGAAGCAGGACGCCTACGACTACATGATGGAGGGCACGCACTACTCGGAGAATAGCCCGCTCGTCCGCAACATGATTGAGGTGAGCGGTCGCGCCGTCGACCTCATGGAGGATGGCGGCGTCGTGTTCACGCACCAGTTCGAGGGCGCCACGGCCGACTCCCCCGTCGCCACGTCCACGGGCTACACGTTCATGACGCAGCCTGACGAGCGCGCCGCCCAGTTCGAGGCGCTCCTCGCCGCCCACCCGGGCATCACGGCGAAGTGGGGCTGCACGGTGAAGTCCGCCGTCGTCGAGGACGGCCGCGTCTGCGGCGTCACGTATGTGGACGCGGGCGGCAAGACCGTGCGCGTCGACGCCGGCGCCGTCATCAGCTGCGGCGGCGGCTTCATCGCCAACGACGAGATGAAGCACAAGTACTACGGCGGCTCCACGTTCGTGAGCATGGGCTTCCCCACGGTGAACGGTTCGGGCATCCAGATGTGCATGGACGCGGGCGCCCAGATCGGCAAGAACTTCACCGTGTCGGTGAACGAGATGGGCGGCTGCAGCTTCAACGCCACGCCCCAGTTCTCCTGGATCCCGGGCACGGGCACGAACCAGGCCATGTACCTGTTCCTGCTCGGCGGCCTGCTCGTGAACCGCGCCGGCGAGCGCTTCGTGCGCGAGAGCCGCCTCGTCACGAACATGATGTTCACGGGCGAGCCGCTCGTGCGCGAGGGCGTCTACTACGTCATCATGGACCAGGCCACGATCGACAAGGTCTCGTCCGAGCCCCTGCTGCAGCTGTTCGACGAGGTCGGCGTCAAGGGCCTGGCGCCCATCCTGACCATGGGCTTCCAGGGCTTCACGTGCGACGCTCTGGCCGACGACCTCGCCACGGCACAGGACGAGGGCTGGGCGTTCAAGGCCGATTCCGTCGAGGAGCTCGCCGAGCACTTCGGCCTGACCAACCTGGCGCAGACGGTGGAGAGCTACAACGCCATCCCGGACGAGGGCGACGGCTTCCTGTTCCTGGAGCCCGAGTACGTGCGCACCGTCGAGGAGGGCCCGTTCTACGCCATCCAGTACAACCCGGGCTCCTGGTGCACCATCGGCGGCATCCGCACGGACGCCCACTGCCGCGCCCTGAACGCCGAGGGCGAGCCCGTAAGCGGCCTGTACGTGGCCGGCATGGACGCGGACCTCTGGAGCGTGCCGTACTACCAGGCCGGTACCGCCCAAGGCTTCAGTTATGCCTCGGGTCTGCTGGCAGGCGAGACGGCCGCGGTGGACGTGCTCGGCGCGTAG
- the lepA gene encoding translation elongation factor 4 produces MPTDTPSHIRNFSIIAHIDHGKSTIADRILEQTHTVAERDMEAQLLDSMDIERERGITIKSQAVRVMYEADDGQTYQFNLIDTPGHVDFAYEVSRSLAACEGAVLVVDSTQGVEAQTVSNALLAMNAGLEIVPAINKVDLPSSDVERTKAEIEEGLAIPCDDACAVSGKTGLGIHDLLETVVRDIPEPVGDPDAPLKALIFDSHFDAYRGVVALIRVVDGSIRARQKVRLMSTGLELEVEEVGCRRPANTPLPDLGVGEVGYLITGLKDPLLVRVGDTVTDARKPAAEPLPGYREVKPMVYTGIFPIDTEDFENLRDALDKLSLNDPAIVYTPETSVALGFGFRVGFLGLLHLEVVKERLEREFNLDLIATAPSVEYHAYLRNHEMIEVDSPQEMSDPSGLDRIEEPYLTVKVLVPPDYVGAVMDLTIDHRGTFNNMVYLSPTTVEMHWEMPLSELIMDYFDQLKSRTRGYASLDYEYCGYRASELVRLDILLAGEKVDALSFIVHRDKAQARGRVLCEKLKEIIPRQQFEVAIQAAIGGRVIARETVRAVRKDVLAKCYGGDISRKRKLLEKQKEGKKRMKAIGAVDVPQEAFMAILKVDE; encoded by the coding sequence ATGCCTACAGACACGCCTTCACACATCAGGAACTTCTCCATCATCGCCCACATCGACCACGGCAAGTCGACGATCGCGGATCGCATCCTCGAGCAGACACACACCGTGGCCGAGCGCGACATGGAGGCCCAGCTGCTCGACTCCATGGACATCGAGCGCGAACGAGGCATCACGATCAAGAGCCAGGCCGTTCGCGTCATGTACGAGGCAGACGACGGCCAGACCTACCAGTTCAACCTCATCGACACGCCCGGACACGTCGACTTTGCCTACGAGGTCTCGCGCTCCCTTGCCGCGTGCGAGGGCGCCGTTCTTGTCGTGGACTCCACACAGGGCGTCGAGGCACAGACCGTCTCCAACGCCCTGCTCGCCATGAACGCCGGCCTGGAGATCGTGCCGGCCATCAACAAGGTCGACCTGCCTTCCTCAGATGTCGAGCGCACGAAGGCCGAGATCGAGGAAGGCCTCGCCATCCCGTGCGACGACGCCTGCGCTGTCTCGGGCAAGACGGGCCTGGGCATCCACGACCTGCTCGAGACCGTCGTGCGCGACATCCCCGAGCCGGTTGGTGACCCCGATGCCCCGCTCAAGGCGCTCATCTTCGACTCGCACTTCGACGCGTACCGCGGCGTCGTCGCGCTCATCCGCGTCGTTGACGGCTCTATCCGCGCGCGCCAGAAGGTGCGTCTCATGAGCACGGGCCTGGAACTCGAGGTCGAGGAGGTCGGCTGCCGCCGTCCGGCCAACACACCTTTGCCCGATCTGGGCGTCGGGGAGGTCGGCTACCTCATCACCGGCCTCAAGGACCCGCTGCTCGTGCGCGTCGGCGACACGGTCACGGACGCTCGCAAGCCCGCCGCCGAGCCGCTGCCGGGCTATCGCGAGGTCAAGCCGATGGTGTACACGGGCATCTTCCCGATCGACACCGAGGACTTCGAGAACCTGCGCGACGCTCTCGACAAGCTGTCGCTCAACGACCCCGCTATCGTCTACACGCCCGAGACGAGCGTCGCGCTCGGCTTTGGCTTCCGTGTCGGCTTCCTCGGCCTGCTGCACCTCGAGGTCGTCAAGGAGCGCCTTGAGCGCGAATTCAACCTTGACCTCATCGCGACAGCCCCGTCGGTCGAGTACCACGCTTACCTGCGCAATCACGAGATGATCGAGGTCGACTCTCCCCAGGAGATGTCCGATCCCTCCGGCCTCGACCGCATCGAGGAGCCCTATCTCACCGTGAAGGTGCTCGTACCACCGGACTACGTGGGCGCCGTCATGGACCTGACGATCGACCACCGCGGCACGTTCAACAACATGGTGTACCTCTCGCCGACAACGGTCGAGATGCACTGGGAGATGCCGCTGTCCGAGCTCATCATGGACTACTTCGACCAGCTCAAGAGCCGCACGCGTGGGTACGCCTCGCTTGACTACGAGTACTGCGGCTACCGGGCAAGCGAGCTCGTCCGTCTCGACATCCTGCTGGCCGGCGAGAAGGTGGACGCCCTGTCGTTCATCGTGCATCGCGACAAGGCTCAGGCCCGCGGCCGCGTGCTGTGCGAAAAGCTCAAGGAGATCATCCCGCGCCAGCAGTTCGAGGTCGCCATCCAGGCGGCTATCGGTGGACGCGTCATTGCACGCGAGACCGTGCGCGCCGTTCGCAAGGACGTGCTGGCCAAGTGCTACGGCGGCGACATCTCGCGTAAGCGCAAACTGCTCGAGAAGCAGAAGGAAGGCAAGAAGCGCATGAAGGCCATCGGCGCCGTCGATGTGCCGCAGGAGGCGTTCATGGCCATCCTCAAGGTGGACGAATAA
- a CDS encoding rubrerythrin family protein encodes MDQLNRRSFVKAAVAAAAGLAVPAAAFASEGKDAKAASAPAALPTYDTATNFNVVAESTTKVGTTLENLKTAITGETGATTKYAAFAKVAEEAGYSQIARLFTCTSDAEKIHIELEYGLITAEEPDFERPTADAPAEAPTDLNLISGANGEIYETSDMYPAFIAKAVEEGKDDAVNVFTRAKLAEGYHAALYLQAYNYIDNPDEDKFYLCPICGYIHKGDDFETCPICGAPKSAFQAY; translated from the coding sequence ATGGATCAGCTCAATCGCAGGAGCTTTGTGAAGGCCGCAGTTGCTGCCGCCGCCGGCCTGGCCGTGCCCGCCGCAGCCTTCGCCAGTGAGGGCAAGGACGCCAAGGCCGCGTCCGCCCCGGCCGCTCTGCCCACGTATGACACCGCCACCAACTTCAACGTCGTCGCCGAGTCCACGACGAAGGTCGGCACGACGCTCGAGAACCTCAAGACGGCCATCACCGGCGAGACGGGCGCGACGACGAAGTACGCCGCTTTCGCCAAGGTTGCCGAGGAGGCCGGCTACAGCCAGATCGCCCGCCTGTTCACCTGCACCTCTGACGCCGAGAAGATCCACATCGAGCTCGAGTATGGCCTGATCACGGCCGAGGAGCCCGACTTCGAGCGTCCGACGGCTGACGCCCCCGCCGAGGCCCCGACGGACCTTAACCTGATCTCCGGCGCCAACGGCGAGATCTACGAGACCTCCGACATGTATCCCGCGTTCATCGCGAAGGCTGTCGAGGAGGGCAAGGACGACGCCGTGAACGTGTTCACGCGCGCCAAGCTCGCCGAGGGTTATCACGCCGCCCTGTACCTCCAGGCCTACAACTACATCGACAACCCCGATGAGGACAAGTTCTACCTGTGCCCCATCTGCGGCTACATCCATAAGGGCGACGACTTCGAGACCTGCCCCATCTGCGGCGCCCCGAAGAGCGCCTTCCAGGCCTACTAA
- a CDS encoding FAD-binding protein produces the protein MEQTNLTRRSFVAGVAGSTGVVLASMAAHDALAAGAASDPNGQAPTGELPWLGAEPEISDADVEQEVSVDVVVIGCGLAGTLAVRSAAEEGATVAAFEKGDGVQARSGEYAIVGGTLAGRWGREEFDIDMLVEHEMDECSYFPKRTIWRKYFEHGAEVFDWYIGAKEDIVILDTSDQEAPADAEAVVRPFFVPMINDYDWTTEQHPCFPSSLIIEPSHVPVIQANMNKAIEAGAQTFYGHFVEKLIMEDGRCTGCYARNAETGKYVKATASKGVILATGDYGSNPDIIQYYCPEVIANGITELWMNQDVEGNPTNTGDGLKLGAWAGAAIQQHHAPMIHHMGNTPDGAQGPLGIDPYLRLNKAGQRFMNEDCPGQQTENQMENQQDHTAYMIWDANWQEQIKSFPAAHGLKYDATQETIDAAVEAGQVYKADTLEELFGLVDIDAEAALASVERYNELAAKGKDEDFGKKASRLFALDTPPYYIQPMGLSPMLVCIGGLESDEECHVYSSDRTVIPGLYACGNIQGNRFAVQYPIGFKGVSHGLCMYYGYVAGKNAVAQK, from the coding sequence ATGGAGCAAACCAATCTCACGCGTCGTTCGTTCGTTGCCGGTGTTGCTGGTTCTACTGGTGTTGTGCTTGCCTCTATGGCGGCGCACGATGCTTTGGCGGCAGGGGCAGCTTCCGATCCCAACGGCCAGGCGCCGACGGGCGAGCTGCCCTGGCTCGGTGCCGAGCCTGAGATCTCCGATGCCGATGTCGAGCAGGAAGTTAGTGTTGATGTGGTTGTCATCGGATGCGGACTGGCAGGCACGCTTGCTGTGCGTTCGGCCGCAGAAGAGGGCGCGACGGTAGCGGCGTTCGAGAAGGGCGATGGCGTTCAGGCTCGAAGCGGCGAGTACGCCATTGTTGGTGGTACCCTCGCCGGGCGATGGGGACGCGAGGAGTTCGACATCGATATGCTCGTCGAGCACGAGATGGACGAGTGCTCCTACTTCCCGAAGCGCACGATCTGGCGAAAGTACTTCGAACATGGCGCCGAGGTGTTTGACTGGTATATCGGGGCGAAGGAAGACATCGTCATCCTCGACACGTCTGACCAAGAGGCACCGGCTGACGCCGAGGCTGTCGTGCGCCCATTCTTTGTGCCAATGATCAACGACTACGATTGGACGACCGAGCAGCATCCCTGTTTCCCGAGTTCGCTCATCATTGAGCCGAGCCACGTGCCGGTCATTCAGGCAAACATGAACAAAGCCATCGAGGCAGGTGCCCAGACGTTCTACGGTCACTTCGTCGAGAAACTTATCATGGAGGACGGCCGCTGCACGGGCTGCTATGCGCGCAATGCCGAGACGGGAAAGTACGTCAAGGCAACGGCGTCCAAGGGCGTCATTCTGGCTACGGGAGACTACGGCAGCAATCCTGACATCATCCAATACTACTGCCCCGAGGTCATTGCCAATGGCATCACGGAACTCTGGATGAACCAGGACGTCGAGGGCAATCCGACGAACACGGGTGACGGCCTAAAGCTCGGTGCGTGGGCAGGTGCGGCAATCCAGCAGCATCACGCGCCGATGATCCACCATATGGGCAACACGCCTGACGGTGCTCAGGGCCCGCTTGGCATCGATCCCTACCTGCGCCTCAACAAGGCTGGCCAGCGCTTCATGAACGAGGACTGCCCCGGGCAGCAGACTGAGAATCAGATGGAGAATCAGCAGGACCACACTGCCTATATGATCTGGGATGCCAACTGGCAGGAACAAATCAAGAGCTTCCCTGCTGCCCACGGCCTGAAGTACGACGCCACGCAGGAGACGATCGATGCGGCCGTCGAGGCGGGCCAGGTTTATAAGGCCGACACACTTGAGGAGCTGTTTGGCCTTGTTGACATTGATGCCGAAGCGGCGCTCGCTTCGGTTGAGCGCTACAACGAGCTTGCAGCGAAGGGCAAGGACGAAGACTTTGGCAAGAAGGCGTCACGTCTGTTTGCTCTGGACACGCCGCCCTACTACATTCAGCCGATGGGCCTTTCCCCGATGCTCGTGTGCATAGGCGGCCTGGAGAGCGACGAGGAGTGCCACGTGTACAGCTCCGATCGTACGGTCATTCCTGGCCTGTATGCGTGCGGTAACATCCAGGGTAACCGCTTTGCCGTGCAATATCCTATTGGCTTCAAGGGCGTGAGTCACGGTCTCTGCATGTACTACGGGTACGTCGCAGGAAAGAACGCAGTGGCACAGAAGTAG
- a CDS encoding coproporphyrinogen III oxidase family protein, with product MLHSRGCGRGAADREERPTGAIRVASTCDTGVSALYLHVPFCVARCRYCDFSTSAVPHEDPLIGAYVGALRSLVRRAGKSGLLASIKTAYVGGGTPTMAGADLAELVREASAACRQAGSPLGEFSSEANPESLDVDLVRSLAESGLTRISLGVQSLNDAELARLGRVHDRTRALQATSAVRDAGLDLSCDLMCATPLQTAESLEASLHGVLDAGASHVSCYPLMVEEGTPLWRACESGEEVWPEDDAEADLMLVAERVLSRAGLTRYEVASYARPGHVCQHNIAYWTGRSYLGLGTSAASMLTPQEFAALAEALPLLCAPEDPAAADPELWGDAESTVAARDVRASSGASDKPCDLGDRLFAIPGVILAKRALAASEDHIARVRIRLTDNARRLTDAVRENAPLHIAVETLSKREALAEDLMLGMRMSAGVGTDLLARARGVMGTALDAALADVEARDLAIRTPEGRLAPTEQGWLLGNELYEAFWDLA from the coding sequence GTGCTCCACAGCCGTGGTTGCGGCAGAGGAGCCGCAGATAGAGAAGAGAGACCGACGGGGGCGATCCGGGTGGCAAGCACATGTGATACAGGTGTTTCAGCCCTCTACCTGCACGTGCCCTTTTGTGTCGCGCGGTGTCGGTATTGCGACTTTTCCACTTCAGCTGTGCCGCATGAGGATCCGCTCATTGGGGCGTATGTGGGTGCGCTGCGCTCGCTGGTTCGCAGGGCGGGGAAGAGTGGGCTTCTCGCAAGCATCAAAACTGCCTATGTGGGGGGAGGGACACCCACTATGGCAGGAGCCGACCTTGCGGAGCTCGTTCGCGAGGCTTCTGCTGCCTGTCGACAAGCCGGAAGCCCCCTAGGAGAGTTCTCCTCCGAGGCAAACCCCGAGTCGCTTGATGTTGATCTCGTCCGCTCCCTGGCTGAGTCAGGACTCACCCGCATATCCCTCGGCGTGCAATCACTCAATGACGCCGAACTCGCGCGTCTCGGCCGCGTTCACGACCGCACCCGCGCGTTGCAGGCGACATCTGCCGTGCGCGACGCAGGGCTCGACCTCTCGTGCGATCTCATGTGCGCCACACCCCTGCAGACGGCCGAAAGCCTCGAAGCCTCCCTGCACGGCGTACTCGACGCCGGCGCCTCTCATGTGAGCTGTTACCCCCTCATGGTCGAGGAGGGCACTCCGCTGTGGCGCGCATGCGAGTCAGGGGAGGAGGTGTGGCCCGAGGACGACGCGGAGGCAGACCTTATGCTCGTGGCCGAACGCGTCCTGTCGAGAGCGGGCCTGACGCGCTACGAAGTCGCAAGTTACGCGCGGCCTGGCCATGTCTGCCAGCACAACATCGCCTACTGGACAGGCCGAAGCTACCTAGGGTTGGGAACATCGGCCGCCAGCATGCTGACGCCGCAGGAGTTCGCCGCGCTGGCAGAAGCCCTGCCACTGCTGTGCGCCCCCGAGGATCCAGCGGCCGCCGACCCCGAGCTGTGGGGAGACGCCGAGTCGACAGTAGCGGCACGCGATGTCCGAGCAAGTTCCGGTGCCTCGGACAAGCCATGCGATCTGGGCGACCGGCTCTTCGCTATACCGGGAGTCATCCTTGCCAAGCGCGCTTTAGCTGCGAGTGAGGATCACATCGCCCGGGTCCGCATCCGCTTGACCGACAACGCCAGAAGGCTCACGGATGCTGTGCGCGAGAACGCCCCGCTCCACATAGCCGTCGAAACGCTCTCAAAGCGCGAGGCCCTAGCAGAGGACCTTATGCTCGGCATGCGCATGAGCGCGGGGGTGGGGACTGATCTACTCGCACGCGCCCGCGGCGTCATGGGTACCGCCCTCGACGCCGCTCTCGCAGACGTCGAAGCACGCGACCTTGCAATTCGTACACCCGAAGGCCGCCTCGCTCCCACCGAGCAAGGCTGGCTCCTCGGCAACGAGCTCTACGAGGCGTTCTGGGATCTCGCATAG
- a CDS encoding tRNA-dihydrouridine synthase, producing the protein MLAPMAGVTDATYRSIARDHGCPLAYTEMVSVAGLAFDSERTWELVEPAPDEDQVAVQLFGNKPEQFEAGAAQVCERLGHRLALVDINMACPVPKVFKKGEGCALMGTPDVAAACLEATVRGVAGRVPVTVKIRAGIRSDEVLAPEFAQRMEASGACGVAVHGRSAGQLYRGHADWRVIDDVARSVDVPVIGSGDVFEPVDAVALLQTTACSGVFVARGSYGNPWFFARAEALLRTGSLPPEPTITQRLDALRTHVRRFAERGSHMARLRPMVGWYVKGLPAASTWRARSMECCDEHDYEVLIDEMEAACRAHGML; encoded by the coding sequence ATGCTTGCGCCCATGGCCGGCGTGACGGACGCGACGTACCGCTCAATAGCCCGCGACCACGGATGTCCTCTCGCGTACACCGAGATGGTCTCCGTCGCGGGCCTCGCCTTCGATTCCGAGCGTACCTGGGAGCTCGTGGAGCCCGCGCCCGACGAGGACCAGGTTGCCGTGCAGCTGTTTGGCAACAAGCCCGAGCAGTTCGAGGCGGGCGCGGCACAGGTGTGCGAGCGCCTCGGCCATCGTCTCGCACTTGTCGACATCAACATGGCGTGTCCCGTGCCCAAGGTGTTCAAGAAAGGCGAGGGTTGCGCCCTCATGGGCACGCCCGACGTCGCCGCTGCGTGCCTTGAGGCCACGGTGCGCGGCGTTGCGGGGCGCGTGCCCGTCACGGTGAAGATCCGCGCCGGTATCCGCTCCGACGAGGTTCTTGCGCCCGAGTTCGCCCAACGCATGGAGGCGAGCGGGGCTTGCGGCGTCGCCGTGCACGGGCGCAGCGCCGGACAGCTCTATCGTGGACATGCTGACTGGCGCGTCATCGACGATGTTGCTCGCAGCGTCGACGTGCCCGTTATCGGCTCGGGCGACGTATTCGAGCCGGTCGACGCTGTGGCGCTGCTCCAGACGACGGCGTGCTCCGGCGTGTTTGTGGCACGTGGCAGCTACGGTAACCCTTGGTTCTTCGCACGTGCGGAAGCCCTGCTACGCACGGGATCCCTTCCTCCTGAGCCGACGATAACCCAGCGCCTCGACGCCCTGCGCACGCACGTGCGGCGCTTTGCCGAGCGGGGCAGTCACATGGCTCGGCTGCGCCCAATGGTCGGCTGGTACGTGAAGGGCCTGCCAGCCGCGAGCACGTGGCGCGCCCGCTCCATGGAATGCTGTGACGAGCACGACTACGAGGTGCTGATAGACGAGATGGAGGCGGCCTGCCGCGCGCACGGGATGCTGTAA